Proteins from a genomic interval of Pantoea deleyi:
- a CDS encoding EscV/YscV/HrcV family type III secretion system export apparatus protein → MLRRFILELRNRPELIILTIMVMVVVMLIIPLPTYLVDFLIGLNLTMALLIFLGSFYITRILDFSTFPSILLISTIFRLAISISTSRLVLADADAGEIIASFGEFVIADNLVVGFVIFFIVTIVQFIVITKGSERIAEVAARFSLDAMPGKQMSIDADLKAGVIDEKEVKRRRSDLEAESQLYGALDGAMKFIKGDAIAGIIIIFVNLLGGIAVGTLQHGMDLSHAMSVFTLLTIGDALVAQIPALLISISGGLIVTRVNNSENTNLGAKILQDMFHNKFILLVTAVLAIALGLLPGFPLPVFVLLAALLFGIFIRDKLAAKKGNKPTVHAAEEDEEPVLKSKPVMIDGEYIPETIPLIITAWKGYEAYFQENNLCSLLKRNFFIEYGVRLPEVVMNYDPQMSRGKLTVAINEIHVATYDILPGMCKVLMRGDELQVIDPAVQAVETAQGIAYWIPEERSETALQLGFYSRAAIDEFYACVSTLLVHNISEFFGIQEAKTLLDDLEKKYPELLKECYRNNTVQRITEVFQRLLQERISIRNMRLILEALVQWAPKEKDPIMLVEHVRSVLSRYISNRFAANGQIRTLVMSHDMENLVRGGIRQTSGGTFINLPPPETESIIRSLEQCIISNGANARDIILMVSLDIRRFVKKIIEGSYPEMEVLSYGDVASGVDVDVIGSLEN, encoded by the coding sequence ATGCTTAGACGATTTATACTTGAACTGCGTAACCGGCCAGAGCTGATTATCTTAACGATAATGGTTATGGTCGTGGTCATGCTGATTATCCCACTGCCGACCTACCTGGTTGATTTCCTGATTGGACTCAACCTGACAATGGCGCTGCTGATTTTTTTGGGATCGTTTTATATTACCAGAATTCTGGATTTTTCGACGTTTCCCTCCATTCTGCTCATTAGTACGATATTCCGGCTGGCGATCTCAATCAGTACCAGCCGTCTGGTGCTGGCCGATGCCGATGCCGGGGAGATTATTGCCAGCTTCGGAGAGTTCGTCATCGCGGATAATCTGGTGGTGGGCTTTGTCATCTTCTTTATCGTGACGATCGTGCAGTTTATCGTCATCACCAAAGGGTCGGAGCGCATTGCGGAAGTGGCCGCCAGATTCTCATTAGATGCTATGCCGGGCAAACAGATGAGTATCGATGCTGACCTCAAGGCAGGGGTTATCGACGAAAAAGAAGTCAAGCGACGCCGCAGCGATCTGGAAGCGGAAAGCCAGTTATATGGCGCGCTTGATGGTGCGATGAAGTTTATCAAGGGCGATGCCATCGCGGGGATCATTATTATCTTCGTGAACTTACTGGGTGGGATCGCGGTGGGCACATTACAGCACGGCATGGATTTATCCCATGCGATGTCTGTATTTACGTTACTGACCATCGGCGATGCGCTGGTTGCACAAATTCCGGCACTGTTAATCTCTATCAGCGGCGGCCTGATCGTCACCCGCGTCAATAACAGTGAGAATACCAACCTCGGTGCGAAAATCCTGCAGGATATGTTTCACAATAAATTCATCCTGCTTGTCACGGCCGTGCTGGCTATTGCTCTGGGGCTGTTGCCGGGCTTTCCGTTACCGGTATTTGTCCTGCTGGCCGCTTTACTGTTCGGCATATTCATCAGGGATAAACTGGCGGCGAAAAAAGGGAACAAGCCGACAGTTCACGCGGCAGAAGAGGATGAAGAACCGGTGCTGAAAAGCAAACCGGTGATGATCGACGGGGAGTATATCCCGGAAACGATCCCGCTCATCATTACTGCCTGGAAAGGCTACGAGGCCTACTTCCAGGAGAATAATTTATGCTCTTTGCTCAAGCGTAACTTTTTTATTGAGTACGGCGTGCGTCTGCCGGAAGTCGTGATGAACTACGACCCGCAAATGTCACGCGGCAAGCTCACGGTTGCGATTAATGAAATTCACGTTGCCACCTATGACATTTTACCAGGCATGTGCAAAGTGCTGATGCGTGGCGACGAGCTGCAGGTTATTGACCCGGCCGTGCAGGCGGTGGAAACAGCGCAGGGTATCGCTTACTGGATCCCGGAGGAACGAAGTGAAACCGCCTTACAACTTGGCTTTTATTCAAGAGCGGCGATCGATGAATTCTACGCCTGCGTCTCGACGTTGCTGGTGCACAATATTTCTGAGTTCTTCGGCATTCAGGAGGCCAAAACGTTACTTGACGATCTGGAGAAAAAATATCCCGAGCTACTTAAAGAGTGTTACCGGAATAATACTGTGCAGCGGATTACTGAGGTTTTCCAGCGGCTGTTACAGGAGCGTATTTCTATCCGCAATATGCGTCTGATTCTTGAGGCCTTAGTCCAGTGGGCACCCAAAGAAAAGGACCCTATTATGCTGGTGGAGCACGTTCGCAGCGTGTTATCACGTTACATCTCAAATCGCTTTGCGGCCAACGGGCAGATTCGCACCCTGGTGATGTCGCACGATATGGAAAACCTGGTTCGTGGTGGCATTCGCCAGACCTCTGGCGGAACCTTTATCAATCTGCCGCCGCCGGAAACAGAAAGCATTATCAGAAGCCTCGAACAGTGCATTATCAGCAACGGCGCTAACGCTCGCGATATTATTTTGATGGTGTCGCTGGATATTCGGCGCTTTGTGAAAAAGATCATAGAAGGAAGCTATCCGGAGATGGAAGTGCTGTCTTATGGCGATGTTGCATCCGGCGTGGATGTTGATGTCATTGGTTCGTTAGAAAATTAA